The proteins below are encoded in one region of Sedimentibacter sp. zth1:
- a CDS encoding Athe_2463 domain-containing protein — protein MKIQINKTVSIALILTMLLSSLIYAFGVEYANKDTVPFGYPVVNKDKLRFNLTLYNEKGIICYGTYSNVPGNQFKKGTVKDTNLINGTVTKNEGYYEQGGLKGEYRYHGYDVNGNLYTNINFPVDEAMTMSPTRYNWVYRIWEPGNPYYNANRLRKSGEWFKRATDTYKPAYTTKVREQIKSIAPFGMDDSRSTSTNKDMYNYAHVLSLSNENTVGEIRMDHVASNGKLWYANFSTPRKVVPKKTDEELVSVIAEFDESTLNIANFDSLKDGDDVTLNVRMDAALIDNKLYDKVDEDVLFDDDALRQIVNNRKDIKGWVYTIHNDITGKSESFDVTDKNPKTAYMFNITIPYSKLKNRIDFETKEVTIKLTGTAKVIFDTDVPLQDDDVIDEKLRFTGKDEVEKIIPEEIPEVEIPLYIDIDAPYYMLDTEKFKLYDNTDLVNGEERTTKLNGRLLTGYEEQQFLNGEWLFPLTGRDEIYNYEITYISPNGVTSIYSSFVKVYTTKPKTQVFVTGKQKENRLLTAINDTRSVNTSYLLARSTITPINFDVMGEAIYIGSKDDNSIEFISKSYETDINVNLQVLCTVNPRYIERDDIPNSYHISNDYTYWLQVVPDYEPAVLCNIWNFVLTRNEQLSMTYEAVSTDGDKITVDTYKLYYDEDNDDIAEKLIKSGSSSELASYTPTKLGTYKIVFYVEETFGDGEQTLEQFITEADKKTKTLERNFYVDNLAPSTEIYVDVPFDYPEVDLIVLNDENIARELNNDIVSTRVNFMNNLIRKSLNPSVQIWDLHTYIYEQGASSSKHTGGSYPPSNISYSSNGYSGTLSRYRVVNNDYQKDMGEYVTKTETRTETASRSQSGKVMLPKTTDGNRTPTSISYNSGGFVGTLSRSGGIANYSSTAIMDNGTYLGYSYSFTQYYSGTVRKTTQVWVSDWQWFDDYTGYYSGTIYKPVKQQFKPTYRDTSNKYLIYFANDRVNNLTDYQTIMNLADSKVIVIGNSTVRNDTRIKKDLFIDSTKDLQTIQQEIIEYISNDNPQERGIVVLKDEVFNVSFADVDLEGDAIVLDGFQVVHNQNYFDNPMGQEVNTRIVFDENAFNLSTLPNKLTKSGEYTFYRRVKDNPAEKPSESEISNIAEIKIYVHRKPIAKAKLDWTFNNTNGTYKTTWVDKSYDPDMQYKDPEGTKGIRERKIKYHEVGATEWIYEIPDNLKPAKYELEYIVKDNFGVWSDPFIMNFELPTIPPAQLEAKLKTELSQFSLNGVPASENLIAYDMHTRYPFDLKLELTLMKGSKEIAPTKSVIYSTSTATKTNQDINWNDIKYNIPATLKSDDYSMRIRAVDTAVPTRYKDIFFNVKVKTPINLQPMLQGKTKDIKITADKNYSITATTTKYVNKSYTNSNVKVTMFNGTPYAKTYTLNGVYNNWNLITSTSSAAPDGNYTAKYVATLPSGEQQTKYITYQYIHNTPPVIDDSEIKANINDSYIYENDDVSFLLKFHDEDLTKLNIKVELYKQSDLVHPFKIILKDVNPNGTSYDDYNINLIDDIPLGDYRLVTTITDDYGETAVATKDFTAHDLWIEGHVKHAPKWDENRSIYNEKYPDKFRDDNTYWNGEALMTSAETTTINEKSSVVCERVSVEIINDDRPIDKKYKQWLGADNITNEEWNLSYWDEEWVNDNGYVIIKWGSDKKQELTLRFTAYFNNDWVEASDVKIYIDNRDDFWQLHRSW, from the coding sequence TTGAAAATACAGATTAATAAAACTGTATCAATAGCATTGATACTAACAATGCTATTGTCAAGTTTGATTTATGCTTTTGGAGTAGAATATGCAAATAAAGACACAGTGCCTTTTGGGTATCCTGTAGTAAATAAGGATAAGCTTAGATTTAATTTAACGTTATATAATGAAAAAGGTATAATATGCTATGGAACATATTCTAATGTACCAGGTAATCAATTTAAAAAGGGTACAGTAAAAGATACAAATTTGATCAATGGAACAGTTACAAAGAACGAGGGATATTATGAACAAGGTGGTTTAAAAGGTGAATACCGCTATCATGGATATGATGTTAATGGAAACCTATATACGAATATAAATTTCCCTGTTGATGAGGCAATGACAATGTCTCCAACAAGATATAACTGGGTGTACAGGATTTGGGAGCCTGGGAATCCATACTATAATGCTAATAGATTACGTAAATCAGGAGAATGGTTTAAAAGGGCGACTGATACATATAAACCAGCTTATACTACGAAAGTAAGAGAGCAAATAAAGTCAATCGCACCATTTGGTATGGATGATAGCAGAAGTACCTCTACTAACAAAGACATGTATAATTATGCCCATGTATTATCTTTATCAAATGAAAATACAGTTGGAGAGATAAGAATGGACCATGTTGCTAGTAACGGAAAGCTATGGTATGCCAATTTTTCAACTCCTAGAAAAGTTGTTCCAAAGAAAACCGATGAAGAATTAGTAAGCGTTATAGCTGAATTTGATGAAAGTACATTAAATATAGCTAATTTCGATAGTTTAAAAGATGGTGATGATGTTACTCTTAATGTAAGAATGGATGCAGCATTAATAGATAATAAGTTGTACGATAAAGTAGACGAAGATGTGCTGTTTGATGATGATGCATTAAGACAAATAGTAAATAATAGAAAAGATATAAAAGGTTGGGTTTATACAATACATAATGATATAACAGGAAAAAGCGAATCCTTTGATGTGACAGATAAAAACCCTAAAACAGCATATATGTTTAACATAACTATACCTTATTCTAAACTTAAAAACAGGATAGATTTTGAAACCAAAGAGGTTACAATAAAACTTACAGGAACTGCTAAAGTAATTTTTGATACTGATGTACCGTTACAAGACGATGATGTAATAGATGAAAAACTACGTTTTACTGGTAAGGATGAAGTAGAGAAAATTATACCTGAAGAAATACCTGAAGTTGAAATTCCGTTATATATTGATATAGATGCTCCATATTATATGCTAGATACTGAAAAATTTAAATTATATGATAATACGGATTTGGTGAATGGCGAGGAAAGAACTACTAAACTAAATGGAAGGCTATTGACGGGATATGAAGAACAACAGTTTTTAAATGGAGAGTGGTTGTTCCCACTAACAGGAAGAGATGAAATATATAACTATGAAATAACCTATATAAGTCCAAATGGGGTAACAAGTATATATAGTTCATTTGTAAAAGTTTATACAACAAAGCCTAAAACTCAAGTATTTGTTACAGGTAAACAAAAGGAGAATAGACTACTAACTGCAATAAATGATACTAGGTCTGTAAATACAAGCTACCTATTAGCACGCTCTACAATTACTCCAATTAATTTTGATGTAATGGGAGAGGCTATATATATAGGAAGTAAAGATGATAATTCAATTGAATTTATTTCAAAATCATATGAAACAGACATTAATGTGAATTTACAGGTATTATGTACTGTTAATCCTAGATATATTGAGAGGGATGATATTCCTAATAGTTACCATATAAGTAATGATTACACATATTGGTTACAAGTAGTACCAGATTATGAGCCTGCTGTGCTATGTAACATATGGAACTTTGTATTAACAAGAAACGAACAGCTTAGTATGACTTATGAGGCAGTATCTACAGATGGCGATAAAATAACAGTTGATACATATAAGTTGTATTACGATGAGGATAATGATGATATAGCAGAGAAATTAATTAAAAGTGGTAGTAGTAGTGAATTAGCCTCGTATACACCAACAAAATTAGGTACATATAAAATAGTATTTTATGTTGAAGAGACATTTGGTGATGGAGAACAAACACTTGAACAATTTATAACTGAGGCAGATAAAAAAACTAAAACATTAGAAAGAAATTTCTATGTAGATAATCTTGCTCCAAGTACTGAAATATATGTTGATGTTCCATTTGATTATCCGGAGGTAGATTTAATTGTTTTAAATGACGAGAATATTGCTAGAGAATTAAATAATGATATTGTTTCAACCAGAGTTAATTTTATGAATAACCTAATAAGAAAAAGCTTAAATCCAAGTGTTCAGATTTGGGATTTACATACATATATCTATGAACAAGGAGCAAGTTCAAGTAAACACACAGGTGGAAGTTATCCGCCAAGTAATATCTCTTACTCTAGCAATGGTTATAGTGGAACTTTAAGTAGGTATCGTGTAGTTAATAATGACTATCAAAAAGATATGGGTGAATATGTAACTAAAACAGAAACAAGAACAGAAACAGCTAGTCGTTCGCAATCTGGTAAAGTAATGTTGCCAAAAACAACCGATGGTAATAGGACCCCAACGTCTATTAGTTATAATAGTGGTGGATTTGTAGGAACGCTTAGTAGAAGTGGAGGTATAGCAAATTATAGTTCTACAGCTATAATGGACAATGGAACGTATCTAGGATATTCATATTCTTTTACTCAATATTATAGTGGAACAGTGAGAAAAACTACTCAAGTATGGGTGTCAGATTGGCAATGGTTTGATGATTACACAGGTTATTATAGTGGTACTATATATAAACCAGTTAAACAACAATTTAAACCGACCTATAGAGATACAAGTAATAAATATTTAATTTATTTTGCTAATGACAGAGTTAATAATTTAACTGATTATCAGACAATAATGAATTTAGCAGATAGTAAAGTAATAGTAATAGGAAATAGTACAGTTCGAAATGATACTAGAATAAAAAAAGATTTATTTATTGATAGTACAAAAGATTTACAGACAATACAACAAGAAATAATTGAATATATAAGTAATGACAATCCACAAGAAAGAGGTATCGTTGTATTAAAAGATGAAGTATTTAATGTCAGTTTTGCTGATGTAGACCTAGAAGGAGATGCGATTGTCCTTGATGGCTTTCAAGTAGTACATAACCAAAACTACTTTGATAATCCAATGGGACAAGAGGTTAATACGAGAATAGTATTTGATGAAAATGCATTTAATTTAAGTACATTGCCAAATAAGTTAACAAAGTCAGGTGAATACACATTTTACAGACGAGTTAAAGATAATCCAGCTGAAAAGCCGAGTGAAAGTGAGATATCAAATATAGCAGAAATTAAAATATATGTTCACAGAAAACCTATAGCAAAAGCAAAGCTTGATTGGACTTTCAATAATACAAATGGTACTTATAAAACTACATGGGTAGATAAATCATATGATCCTGATATGCAATATAAAGATCCAGAGGGTACAAAAGGTATAAGGGAAAGAAAAATCAAATATCATGAAGTAGGAGCAACAGAATGGATTTACGAAATACCAGACAATTTAAAACCTGCAAAATATGAGCTTGAATATATAGTTAAGGATAATTTTGGAGTATGGAGTGATCCGTTCATAATGAATTTTGAATTACCGACAATACCTCCTGCACAATTAGAAGCTAAACTAAAAACAGAACTTTCACAGTTTAGTTTAAACGGAGTGCCGGCAAGTGAAAATCTAATAGCATATGACATGCATACACGTTATCCATTTGATTTAAAACTTGAATTAACCTTGATGAAAGGCAGTAAAGAAATTGCACCAACAAAATCAGTAATTTATTCAACAAGTACAGCTACAAAAACAAACCAAGACATAAATTGGAATGATATAAAATACAACATTCCTGCAACACTCAAAAGTGATGATTATTCAATGAGAATAAGAGCTGTTGATACTGCAGTACCAACAAGATACAAAGATATATTTTTCAATGTCAAAGTTAAAACACCAATAAATTTGCAACCAATGTTACAAGGTAAAACAAAAGATATAAAAATTACAGCAGATAAAAATTACTCAATAACAGCAACAACAACCAAGTATGTAAATAAATCATATACAAATTCAAACGTAAAAGTAACTATGTTTAATGGAACACCATATGCAAAAACATATACTCTAAATGGTGTATATAATAATTGGAACTTGATTACTTCTACATCATCAGCAGCACCAGACGGAAATTACACAGCAAAATATGTAGCTACACTTCCAAGTGGGGAACAGCAAACAAAATATATAACTTATCAATATATTCACAATACTCCACCAGTAATTGATGATAGTGAAATAAAAGCAAATATCAATGATTCATACATATATGAAAATGATGATGTTTCGTTTTTACTTAAATTCCATGATGAAGACCTTACAAAATTAAATATAAAGGTTGAATTGTATAAACAGTCTGACTTAGTGCATCCATTCAAAATTATCTTAAAAGATGTTAATCCCAACGGTACAAGCTATGATGATTACAATATAAACTTAATAGATGACATACCTTTAGGAGACTATAGACTTGTTACAACAATAACTGATGATTATGGAGAAACTGCAGTTGCTACAAAAGATTTTACAGCACATGATTTATGGATAGAAGGACATGTAAAACATGCACCAAAATGGGACGAAAACAGAAGCATATACAATGAAAAATATCCAGATAAATTTAGGGATGACAATACATATTGGAATGGTGAAGCACTAATGACAAGTGCAGAGACAACAACAATCAATGAAAAAAGTTCAGTAGTATGTGAGCGTGTATCAGTAGAAATTATAAATGATGATAGACCGATAGATAAAAAATACAAGCAATGGCTTGGTGCAGATAATATAACTAACGAAGAGTGGAACTTAAGCTATTGGGATGAAGAATGGGTAAATGATAACGGTTATGTAATAATAAAATGGGGAAGTGATAAAAAACAAGAATTAACATTAAGATTTACAGCATACTTCAATAATGACTGGGTTGAAGCAAGCGATGTAAAGATATATATTGACAATCGTGATGATTTTTGGCAACTTCATAGATCGTGGTAG
- a CDS encoding autorepressor SdpR family transcription factor, whose amino-acid sequence MGFPETFKALSVPIRREILVMLKKGKMSAGEIGQKFDMTGATISYHLSQLKKAGLIFETKYKNYIYYEINVSVFEEIMLWFSQFGGNNDEEKD is encoded by the coding sequence GTGGGATTTCCAGAAACATTTAAGGCGTTATCAGTTCCGATTAGAAGAGAAATCCTGGTAATGCTTAAGAAAGGTAAGATGTCTGCTGGAGAAATTGGTCAGAAGTTTGATATGACAGGTGCAACAATTTCATATCATTTATCTCAATTAAAAAAAGCAGGACTTATTTTTGAAACAAAGTATAAAAATTATATATATTATGAAATTAATGTTTCAGTATTTGAAGAAATTATGCTGTGGTTTTCACAATTTGGAGGTAATAATGATGAAGAAAAAGATTGA
- a CDS encoding SdpI family protein — MMKKKIDFTLIISTILCLSPIILGITLYDRLPDSVAIHFNVNNEPDNYVSKSFAVFALPALMAALNIIVNIFLDNDPKKAHFSTRMRNLFKWFIPVLTILLESMTLFIAIGVKIELSLYVPLFVSIIFIVIGNYLPKIKQNYTMGIKLPWTLHSEENWNKTHHLAGYLWMIGGVLMVISCFIGNISFPISIIVILMLVIIPIIYSYVLYKKGI; from the coding sequence ATGATGAAGAAAAAGATTGATTTTACACTTATTATATCAACAATACTTTGCTTGTCGCCAATAATTTTAGGGATAACCTTATATGATAGGTTACCAGATAGTGTAGCAATACATTTTAATGTAAACAATGAGCCAGATAATTATGTTTCAAAAAGCTTTGCAGTATTTGCTTTACCAGCACTTATGGCTGCTTTAAACATTATTGTTAATATTTTTTTAGACAATGACCCTAAAAAAGCTCACTTTTCAACTAGAATGAGAAATTTATTTAAATGGTTCATTCCAGTTTTAACAATACTTTTAGAGTCCATGACATTGTTTATTGCTATTGGTGTGAAAATTGAGTTAAGTTTGTATGTACCATTATTTGTTAGCATCATATTTATAGTTATAGGTAATTATCTACCAAAGATAAAACAAAATTATACTATGGGTATAAAATTGCCTTGGACATTGCATAGTGAAGAAAATTGGAATAAAACACATCACTTAGCTGGATATTTGTGGATGATTGGTGGGGTTCTTATGGTTATCAGTTGCTTCATTGGTAATATTAGTTTTCCAATTTCAATTATAGTAATATTAATGTTAGTTATAATACCTATAATTTACTCATATGTGCTTTATAAAAAAGGAATTTAG
- a CDS encoding ABC transporter ATP-binding protein encodes MLKINNFTKMYSKNVKVVNNLTLHIEKGDIFGFIGHNGAGKTTTIKSVVGILDFEEGEILINGKSIKKHPIECKKEIAFIPDNPDIYPFMTGIKYLNFIADIFDIDSELREQRIKKYADAFEITSDLGSPIASYSHGMKQKLAIISALIHEPKLLILDEPFVGLDPKASHTLKEYMKEMCSKGSAIFFSTHVLEVAEKLCNKVAIIKKGSLMATGSMEKVKGDSSLEEIFLELIENE; translated from the coding sequence ATGTTAAAAATTAATAATTTCACGAAAATGTATTCTAAGAATGTTAAAGTAGTTAATAACTTGACATTACACATTGAAAAAGGAGATATCTTTGGTTTTATTGGTCATAATGGTGCTGGTAAAACAACGACTATTAAATCAGTAGTTGGAATACTTGACTTTGAAGAGGGAGAAATATTAATCAATGGTAAGTCGATAAAAAAACATCCTATTGAATGTAAAAAAGAAATTGCATTTATACCAGACAATCCTGATATTTATCCATTTATGACAGGTATAAAATACCTAAATTTTATAGCAGATATATTTGATATTGATTCTGAATTAAGAGAGCAAAGAATAAAAAAATATGCTGATGCTTTTGAAATTACAAGTGATTTAGGAAGCCCTATTGCATCTTATTCACATGGTATGAAACAAAAACTTGCAATTATTTCTGCATTAATTCATGAACCTAAGCTTTTGATTTTAGATGAACCATTTGTTGGATTAGACCCTAAAGCTTCACATACCTTAAAAGAGTACATGAAGGAAATGTGTTCAAAGGGTTCTGCAATATTTTTCTCAACTCATGTATTAGAGGTAGCTGAAAAGCTTTGTAATAAAGTTGCTATAATTAAAAAAGGATCTTTAATGGCTACAGGAAGTATGGAAAAGGTTAAAGGTGATAGCTCACTTGAAGAAATATTTTTGGAGTTGATTGAAAATGAGTAA
- the aroF gene encoding 3-deoxy-7-phosphoheptulonate synthase, translating into MIVVLKNNATDVDVNEIKDKITKLGCDVHESRGSDYHFLVLVGDTNSIDASSLTIYECVEKIIFDKEPYKKSNRLYHPDDTIVKIGDKKIGDKKLAIIAGPCSVESKEQLLSVAESVKMSGAGFLRGGAFKPRTSPYSFQGLELEGLDLLKIAREKTGLPIVTEITSTNYIDRFVEEVDVIQVGARNMQNYDLLKQLGKTNKPILLKRGFSATIEELLMSAEYIMAGGNENVILCERGIRTFENYTRNTLDLSAIPVIKKLSHLPVIVDPSHSTGLWWLVEPLAKAAIAVGADGLIIEVHNDPENALCDGGQSIKPKRFDELMKTLSKLAEIENRTI; encoded by the coding sequence ATGATAGTCGTATTAAAAAACAATGCTACAGATGTAGACGTAAATGAAATAAAAGATAAAATAACAAAATTAGGTTGTGATGTACATGAATCAAGGGGAAGTGATTATCACTTCCTAGTTTTGGTTGGAGATACAAATAGTATTGATGCAAGTTCGCTTACAATTTATGAATGTGTTGAAAAAATAATATTTGATAAAGAACCATATAAAAAATCTAATAGATTATATCACCCAGATGATACAATAGTAAAAATTGGTGATAAAAAAATTGGTGATAAAAAGCTTGCTATAATTGCAGGACCTTGTTCTGTTGAAAGTAAAGAACAGCTACTGTCCGTTGCGGAGAGCGTAAAAATGTCTGGGGCTGGATTTTTGAGAGGTGGAGCGTTTAAACCTAGAACATCACCATATAGCTTTCAAGGACTTGAGCTAGAAGGGCTTGATTTGCTTAAAATTGCTCGTGAAAAAACAGGTCTTCCAATTGTAACAGAGATAACATCAACTAATTATATTGATAGGTTTGTCGAAGAGGTTGATGTAATTCAGGTTGGGGCAAGAAATATGCAAAACTATGATTTGTTAAAGCAGCTTGGAAAAACTAATAAACCAATCCTTTTGAAAAGGGGATTTTCAGCAACTATAGAGGAACTTTTGATGTCAGCTGAGTATATTATGGCTGGAGGAAATGAAAATGTAATTCTTTGTGAAAGAGGAATTAGAACTTTTGAAAATTATACAAGGAATACACTTGATTTGAGTGCTATCCCTGTTATTAAGAAATTAAGTCATTTACCAGTTATAGTAGACCCAAGTCACTCAACAGGACTTTGGTGGCTAGTAGAGCCACTTGCAAAAGCAGCAATTGCTGTCGGAGCAGACGGACTTATTATTGAAGTTCATAATGATCCTGAGAATGCACTTTGTGATGGTGGTCAATCGATTAAGCCTAAAAGGTTTGATGAGCTTATGAAGACACTTTCTAAGCTTGCTGAAATAGAAAACAGAACAATTTAA
- a CDS encoding type II toxin-antitoxin system antitoxin SocA domain-containing protein, translating to MKDNMVFCEICRDDVYYNVEERKMEGTLKGGVYEYTGRVAYCAKCDANVYIPEFHDSNLKALYDAYRVKNEIISLEKILEIPEKYAIGKRPLSLLLGWGEHTFSRYCDGDMPTKQYSETLQRIYDDPQYYATLLEENKSNLKTVSAYEKSKRATDALLRVSIDAESKIDLVIGYLLNQCEDITPLALQKALYYIQGFYYAFYNTFFFSEDCEAWMHGPVYREIYNRYCGYRFNPIKSADKFDTLVFSASEKAVLDSVVRNLCCYSGKVLERFTHSENPWLQTRGNLPVDTGFNRTIDKDLIGSYFVAVKDKYDMLSPTDIKEYAQTMFEQI from the coding sequence ATGAAAGATAATATGGTTTTCTGCGAAATATGTAGAGATGATGTATACTATAATGTCGAAGAACGAAAAATGGAAGGCACACTTAAGGGTGGTGTTTATGAATATACTGGTCGAGTAGCATATTGCGCTAAATGTGATGCAAATGTGTATATTCCGGAATTTCATGACAGTAATTTAAAAGCACTTTATGATGCCTATCGTGTTAAAAACGAAATCATTTCACTTGAGAAGATATTAGAGATACCTGAGAAATATGCAATCGGAAAAAGACCGCTGTCCTTACTGCTTGGTTGGGGTGAACATACCTTTTCACGTTACTGTGATGGAGATATGCCTACAAAGCAATATTCTGAAACATTACAGCGTATTTATGATGATCCACAATATTATGCAACGTTGTTGGAAGAAAACAAATCAAATCTAAAGACCGTATCTGCTTATGAGAAAAGCAAAAGAGCGACAGATGCTTTACTGAGAGTGTCTATTGATGCTGAATCTAAGATTGATTTGGTGATAGGATATTTATTAAATCAATGCGAGGACATTACACCTCTTGCGTTACAAAAAGCTTTGTACTACATTCAGGGCTTCTATTATGCATTCTACAATACGTTTTTCTTTAGTGAAGATTGTGAGGCATGGATGCACGGCCCGGTCTACAGAGAAATCTATAATCGATACTGTGGTTACCGTTTTAACCCGATTAAAAGCGCAGATAAATTTGATACATTGGTATTCTCTGCGTCTGAGAAAGCAGTGCTTGATAGTGTTGTGAGAAATCTTTGCTGTTACAGCGGAAAAGTTTTGGAAAGGTTCACGCATTCGGAGAATCCTTGGTTACAAACTCGTGGAAATCTACCCGTGGACACAGGTTTTAATAGAACGATTGATAAAGATTTAATTGGAAGTTACTTTGTTGCAGTAAAAGATAAATATGATATGCTTTCTCCTACTGACATCAAAGAATATGCGCAGACGATGTTTGAACAAATTTAA